A DNA window from Scomber japonicus isolate fScoJap1 chromosome 14, fScoJap1.pri, whole genome shotgun sequence contains the following coding sequences:
- the LOC128373011 gene encoding dual specificity phosphatase 29-like has product MSSCVGKSRGKNPYTAVQVDPDSDYITPGTLDLEQLFWTGTGAQYAHVNQVWPGVFIGDEKTALERPGLRDLGITHVLNAAEGKWNNVLTGTDYYTDMNIQYYGVEADDKPTFNMSQYFYPATQFIHEALSHQQNKVLVHCVMGRSRSATLVLAYLMMKHNLTVVDAIEHVRQHRCVLPNHGFLKQLRALDISLQEEKLQQKRQIQDE; this is encoded by the exons ATGTCCTCCTGTGTGGGGAAGTCCAGAGGTAAAAACCCATACACGGCTGTTCAGGTGGACCCAGACAGTGATTACATCACACCAGGAACATTAGACCTGGAGCAGCTGTTCTGGACTGGCACTGGGGCTCAATATGCACACGTCAACCAAGTTTGGCCTGGTGTCTTCATCGGGGATGA gaAGACAGCTCTGGAGCGGCCTGGCCTGAGGGATTTGGGTATTACACACGTCCTGAATGCAGCAGAGGGGAAGTGGAACAATGTGCTGACTGGTACTGATTACTACACTGACATGAACATCCAGTACTATGGTGTAGAGGCTGATGACAAACCTACCTTCAACATGTCCCAGTACTTCTATCCTGCAACCCAGTTTATCCATGAGGCCCTCAGTCACCAACAAA ATAAGGTGCTGGTTCACTGTGTGATGGGTCGGAGCAGGTCAGCGACCCTGGTCCTGGCATACCTGATGATGAAGCACAATTTGACTGTGGTGGATGCTATTGAGCACGTACGACAGCACCGTTGTGTCCTACCCAATCACGGCTTCCTCAAACAGCTCAGAGCTCTGGACATTAGCCTGCAAGAGGAGAAGCtgcaacaaaaaagacaaatacaagACGAATAA
- the adka gene encoding adenosine kinase isoform X1, whose amino-acid sequence MASDEPKAKKLKLSEKDEEKKESPTKKSPAKKSPAKLSPNTLFGMGNPLLDISAVVDKDFLDKYTLKPNDQILAEDKHKELFEELVKKFKVEYHAGGATQNSIKIAQWMIQEPHKVGTFFGCIGKDKFGEILKQKSEEAHIEAHYYEQDEEPTGTCAACITGDNRSLVANLAAANCYKKDKHLDLEENWKLVEKAKVYYIAGFFLTVSLESILKVAKHASENNKLFCLNLSAPFICQFFKENLMKVMPYVDVLFGNETEAAAFAKEQDFKTKDIKEIAKKAQALPKENKKRERIVVLTQGKDETVIFSDKVETFPVLKIDSKDIVDTTGAGDAFVGGFLSELVQEKPLAQCVKAAHYAANVIIRRAGCTFPEKPDFN is encoded by the exons ATGGCCTCAGACGAACCAAAAGCTAAGAAACTCAAACTTTCAGAGaaggatgaggagaagaaggagtCTCCGACCAAAAAGTCTCCGGCCAAAAAATCTCCAGCCAAACTAAG CCCTAACACACTCTTTGGGATGGGTAACCCCTTGCTGGACATCTCTGCTGTGGTGGATAAGGACTTCTTGGACAA ATACACTCTGAAGCCCAACGACCAGATCCTGGCAGAGGACAAACACAAAGAACT atTTGAGGAGCTGGTGAAGAAGTTCAAAGTTGAGTACCATGCCGGAGGAGCCACACAGAACTCCATAAAGATTGCCCAG TGGATGATCCAAGAACCCCATAAGGTGGGAACTTTCTTTGGCTGCATTGGCAAAGACAAGTTTGGAGAGATCCTGAAGCAGAAGTCCGAGGAAGCACACATCGAAGCCCACTACTACGAGCAAGATGAGGAGCCCACAGGGACATGTGCTGCTTGTATCACCGGAGATAACAG GTCTCTGGTAGCTAACCTAGCTGCTGCTAACTGCtacaagaaagacaaacatctcgACCTGGAAGAAAACTGGAAGCTGGTGGAAAAAGCCAAAGTCTACTACATTGCT GGTTTCTTCTTGACTGTCTCTCTGGAGTCCATCCTGAAAGTGGCGAAGCACGCGTCCGAAAATAACAAGCTGTTTTGCCTGAACCTCTCTGCACCCTTCATCTGCCAGTTCTTCAAGGAAAACCTAATGAAGGTCATGCCCTACGTTGATGTGCTGTTCGGCAATGAGACG GAGGCAGCTGCCTTTGCTAAAGAGCAAGACTTTAAG aCCAAGGACATAAAGGAAATTGCCAAGAAAGCCCAGGCTTTGCcaaaagagaacaaaaagagagagaggattgtCGTGTTGACCCAGGGAAAGGATGAAACGGTTATCTTCA GTGACAAAGTTGAGACTTTCCCTGTACTGAAGATTGATTCCAAGGACATTGTGGACACAACCGGTGCAGGTGATGCCTTTGTAGGAG GTTTTCTGTCTGAGCTGGTCCAGGAGAAACCGCTGGCTCAGTGCGTGAAGGCAGCTCATTATGCTGCCAATGTCATCATCAGACGAGCAGGTTGCACCTTCCCAGAGAAGCCCGACTTCAACTGA
- the adka gene encoding adenosine kinase isoform X2, with amino-acid sequence MPAASPNTLFGMGNPLLDISAVVDKDFLDKYTLKPNDQILAEDKHKELFEELVKKFKVEYHAGGATQNSIKIAQWMIQEPHKVGTFFGCIGKDKFGEILKQKSEEAHIEAHYYEQDEEPTGTCAACITGDNRSLVANLAAANCYKKDKHLDLEENWKLVEKAKVYYIAGFFLTVSLESILKVAKHASENNKLFCLNLSAPFICQFFKENLMKVMPYVDVLFGNETEAAAFAKEQDFKTKDIKEIAKKAQALPKENKKRERIVVLTQGKDETVIFSDKVETFPVLKIDSKDIVDTTGAGDAFVGGFLSELVQEKPLAQCVKAAHYAANVIIRRAGCTFPEKPDFN; translated from the exons aTGCCTGCTGCAAG CCCTAACACACTCTTTGGGATGGGTAACCCCTTGCTGGACATCTCTGCTGTGGTGGATAAGGACTTCTTGGACAA ATACACTCTGAAGCCCAACGACCAGATCCTGGCAGAGGACAAACACAAAGAACT atTTGAGGAGCTGGTGAAGAAGTTCAAAGTTGAGTACCATGCCGGAGGAGCCACACAGAACTCCATAAAGATTGCCCAG TGGATGATCCAAGAACCCCATAAGGTGGGAACTTTCTTTGGCTGCATTGGCAAAGACAAGTTTGGAGAGATCCTGAAGCAGAAGTCCGAGGAAGCACACATCGAAGCCCACTACTACGAGCAAGATGAGGAGCCCACAGGGACATGTGCTGCTTGTATCACCGGAGATAACAG GTCTCTGGTAGCTAACCTAGCTGCTGCTAACTGCtacaagaaagacaaacatctcgACCTGGAAGAAAACTGGAAGCTGGTGGAAAAAGCCAAAGTCTACTACATTGCT GGTTTCTTCTTGACTGTCTCTCTGGAGTCCATCCTGAAAGTGGCGAAGCACGCGTCCGAAAATAACAAGCTGTTTTGCCTGAACCTCTCTGCACCCTTCATCTGCCAGTTCTTCAAGGAAAACCTAATGAAGGTCATGCCCTACGTTGATGTGCTGTTCGGCAATGAGACG GAGGCAGCTGCCTTTGCTAAAGAGCAAGACTTTAAG aCCAAGGACATAAAGGAAATTGCCAAGAAAGCCCAGGCTTTGCcaaaagagaacaaaaagagagagaggattgtCGTGTTGACCCAGGGAAAGGATGAAACGGTTATCTTCA GTGACAAAGTTGAGACTTTCCCTGTACTGAAGATTGATTCCAAGGACATTGTGGACACAACCGGTGCAGGTGATGCCTTTGTAGGAG GTTTTCTGTCTGAGCTGGTCCAGGAGAAACCGCTGGCTCAGTGCGTGAAGGCAGCTCATTATGCTGCCAATGTCATCATCAGACGAGCAGGTTGCACCTTCCCAGAGAAGCCCGACTTCAACTGA